In one window of Chryseobacterium sp. JV274 DNA:
- the rplS gene encoding 50S ribosomal protein L19: MDLLKYVQDKYIAKKEFPEFKAGDTITVYYEIKEGQKTRTQFFKGTVIQLRGTGSTKTFTIRKMSGDVGVERVFPINLPALQKIELDRKGRVRRARIYYFRDLRGKKARIKDAAYKKK, from the coding sequence ATGGATTTATTAAAGTACGTACAAGACAAGTACATTGCGAAAAAAGAATTCCCTGAATTCAAAGCAGGTGATACAATTACTGTGTATTACGAAATTAAAGAAGGACAAAAGACAAGAACTCAGTTCTTCAAAGGAACAGTTATCCAATTAAGAGGTACTGGTTCTACAAAAACTTTCACTATCAGAAAAATGAGTGGTGATGTAGGTGTAGAAAGAGTATTCCCTATTAACCTGCCTGCGCTTCAAAAAATTGAGCTTGATAGAAAAGGTAGAGTTAGAAGAGCTAGAATTTACTACTTCAGAGACCTTAGAGGTAAGAAAGCAAGAATCAAAGACGCTGCTTACAAGAAGAAATAA
- a CDS encoding AraC family transcriptional regulator produces the protein MSVLEQNEEFDADSIREKVIGIASDMVMHDSGFHFHTTKAQLLYAPSGCMTVTTSDRQFVLPPFRMLWIPANERHRVNFRNIVAYRSVYFDKCYAEKYMNSSLKVLHVNPLLKEIIERICFWEWSDLRNDQVSLLNVFWDEISRAPEEKLELKIPQDRRLKKFSEEWTLRYAMPPMLKDLAEKAGAVEKTISRIFKKETGLSYQEWRQQWRLQRSIELLVEGNSIGEVSHILDFSSDSAFIDFFKKQTGTTPLQYLIKHE, from the coding sequence ATGTCTGTATTGGAACAAAATGAAGAGTTTGATGCGGATTCTATTCGGGAAAAAGTCATTGGAATAGCTTCTGATATGGTGATGCATGATTCCGGCTTTCATTTTCATACAACGAAAGCTCAGCTGCTATATGCACCTTCTGGCTGTATGACAGTCACTACTTCTGACAGGCAGTTCGTTCTTCCTCCATTCAGAATGCTTTGGATTCCTGCCAATGAGAGGCATAGGGTAAATTTTAGAAATATTGTAGCTTACAGATCAGTCTATTTTGATAAATGCTATGCAGAAAAATATATGAACTCCAGCCTTAAAGTTCTGCATGTAAATCCATTATTAAAAGAAATTATAGAAAGGATCTGCTTTTGGGAATGGTCAGATCTCAGAAATGATCAGGTCAGTCTGCTGAATGTATTTTGGGATGAAATAAGCAGAGCTCCGGAGGAAAAGCTGGAACTTAAAATACCGCAAGACAGACGTTTAAAGAAATTTTCAGAAGAGTGGACTCTGCGCTATGCTATGCCGCCGATGTTGAAAGACCTTGCCGAAAAGGCTGGGGCAGTTGAGAAAACAATCAGCCGTATTTTTAAAAAAGAAACAGGGTTGTCTTACCAGGAATGGAGGCAGCAGTGGCGGTTGCAGCGATCGATTGAACTTTTGGTAGAAGGTAATTCAATAGGAGAAGTGTCTCATATTTTAGACTTTTCATCAGACAGTGCTTTTATAGATTTTTTCAAAAAACAGACGGGAACCACACCTTTGCAATATCTCATAAAACATGAGTAA
- a CDS encoding T9SS-dependent M36 family metallopeptidase: MKNKALPLLFAVFSAFPTVLFGQDNEKLIKDYISQNKIREYKKSDLNNIIVDNVDPSKSLNGNVVKFLQTYNGLPIYSSVGTALIKDSKIVYYTDNFVKDYTASTSGTAVINKNTALQKIAEDLKNPDIANFTILEYLEKTQKKATSANQRLVYTNDESGNLRLAYEYTLTEPKSPNFWNILVDANNGNILLKNNLTLSCNFNHDAYSSDADYSHADHFENTLMGPQNNVAQNNIPLLLPDNASYNVFPLPIEAPTFGSRSIITNPWILSASPEGWHSDGTNHYTVTRGNNVFAYEDAAGTALTAPDYLTGAPADGGATRNFDFPFNINETPLSNRNAAITNLFYLNNRIHDVFYKFGFTESARNFQQNNFGNGPVGGDDDSVYAEAQDGSGLNNANFSSGQDGYNGKMQMYLWSPVGRVFYYNAPTAAVSRTPGAGTAQFGAPLPMSGITGDVALSSVLDGCTALPVSSLTNKIGLVERGTCSFAIKVKNLQDAGAKAAIVYNNAANGATIGNMAGNDPTITIPSVLITNAEGEYIKTQMAASTTVNVTLKGNMTPDGSFDNGIVTHEYGHGISNRMTGTGYNCLNAGVSREQMGEGWSDFFALMLTNKAGDNATVARGTGTYALGQAITGAGIRPAKYSTSLAVNGFTYGDTNGMEYNNGSAIVPDVHSIGFVWATMLWDLHWKYVEKYGYSSDVLSTTPNGSTKVLQLVTDALKLQTCNPSFIDGRNAILAAELATTGGVDKCMIWGVFARRGLGVNASAGVKNNINDQVQDFNVPETCLLATNEVNGDKNKNISIYPNPAKDEFYINFPSNTLGKVSVELYDMSGKLVSSEDKISPDAKKAISTSNLVNGTYMVKIKGLGFEAASKVMVKK; encoded by the coding sequence ATGAAAAATAAAGCTCTACCTCTTTTATTTGCGGTATTTTCTGCATTTCCAACAGTATTGTTTGGACAGGATAATGAAAAACTGATTAAAGATTATATTTCTCAAAATAAAATAAGAGAATATAAAAAATCTGATCTTAATAATATCATTGTTGATAATGTAGATCCGTCAAAATCATTGAATGGTAATGTTGTTAAATTTCTACAGACATATAATGGTTTACCCATTTACAGCTCTGTAGGTACAGCATTGATTAAAGACAGTAAAATTGTTTATTATACAGATAATTTTGTAAAAGACTATACTGCATCTACATCGGGCACGGCTGTTATTAATAAAAATACAGCTCTTCAAAAAATTGCTGAAGACCTGAAAAACCCTGATATTGCAAATTTTACAATTCTTGAATATCTTGAAAAGACTCAGAAAAAAGCAACATCAGCCAATCAAAGACTTGTATATACCAACGACGAGAGTGGAAACCTGCGTTTGGCTTATGAATATACCTTAACAGAACCAAAGTCTCCAAATTTCTGGAATATTTTAGTAGATGCCAACAATGGGAATATTCTGTTAAAAAATAACCTGACTTTATCTTGTAATTTCAATCATGATGCTTACAGCTCAGATGCTGATTATAGCCATGCTGATCATTTTGAAAATACCCTAATGGGGCCTCAAAATAATGTAGCACAGAATAACATTCCGTTACTTTTACCGGATAATGCATCATATAATGTATTTCCATTGCCTATTGAAGCACCTACTTTTGGTTCAAGATCAATCATTACTAATCCTTGGATATTAAGTGCTTCTCCTGAAGGATGGCATTCTGATGGTACTAATCATTATACTGTCACAAGAGGAAATAATGTTTTTGCTTATGAAGATGCTGCAGGAACAGCTTTAACAGCGCCTGATTATCTTACAGGAGCTCCGGCAGATGGTGGGGCCACAAGAAATTTTGATTTCCCTTTTAATATCAATGAAACTCCGTTAAGCAACAGGAATGCTGCTATTACGAATTTATTTTATCTGAATAATAGAATTCATGATGTTTTCTACAAATTTGGATTTACAGAATCTGCCAGAAACTTCCAGCAGAACAATTTTGGTAATGGACCTGTAGGAGGAGATGATGATTCTGTATATGCAGAGGCGCAGGATGGCAGCGGATTAAATAATGCGAATTTCTCTTCAGGGCAGGATGGTTATAATGGTAAAATGCAGATGTACCTTTGGTCTCCAGTTGGAAGGGTATTCTACTATAATGCACCTACTGCAGCCGTTTCCCGTACACCGGGAGCTGGAACTGCACAGTTTGGTGCTCCATTACCTATGAGCGGAATAACAGGAGATGTAGCTCTTTCATCAGTTTTGGATGGTTGTACAGCTTTGCCTGTAAGTTCATTGACTAATAAAATAGGACTGGTTGAGAGAGGAACATGTTCTTTTGCTATTAAAGTGAAAAACCTTCAGGATGCCGGAGCTAAAGCGGCTATTGTATATAATAACGCAGCGAATGGAGCTACTATAGGTAATATGGCAGGGAATGATCCAACAATTACAATTCCTTCAGTACTTATTACCAATGCAGAAGGAGAATATATCAAAACTCAGATGGCAGCAAGTACAACTGTAAATGTTACCCTAAAAGGAAATATGACTCCTGATGGAAGCTTTGATAATGGAATCGTAACTCATGAATATGGTCACGGAATATCCAACAGAATGACAGGTACAGGATATAACTGTCTGAATGCAGGAGTGAGTAGAGAACAGATGGGAGAAGGATGGTCTGATTTCTTCGCTTTAATGCTGACTAATAAAGCTGGAGATAATGCTACTGTAGCAAGAGGTACAGGTACTTATGCATTAGGTCAGGCGATAACAGGTGCTGGTATCAGACCTGCAAAATATTCAACAAGTCTTGCTGTTAACGGATTTACATATGGAGATACAAATGGAATGGAATACAATAACGGATCAGCAATCGTTCCCGATGTACACTCTATTGGTTTCGTCTGGGCTACTATGCTATGGGATCTTCACTGGAAATATGTTGAAAAATATGGTTATTCTTCAGATGTATTATCTACAACGCCTAACGGAAGTACAAAAGTATTACAGCTGGTAACAGATGCTTTGAAGCTTCAGACATGTAACCCTAGCTTTATTGATGGAAGAAATGCAATATTAGCTGCTGAGTTGGCAACAACTGGAGGTGTTGACAAATGCATGATCTGGGGAGTTTTTGCAAGAAGAGGTTTAGGAGTGAATGCATCAGCAGGAGTAAAAAATAATATTAATGATCAGGTTCAGGACTTTAATGTACCAGAGACATGTTTATTGGCTACTAATGAAGTGAATGGTGATAAGAATAAGAATATTTCTATCTATCCAAATCCTGCTAAAGACGAGTTTTATATCAACTTCCCAAGCAATACTCTTGGAAAAGTAAGTGTAGAACTTTATGATATGTCAGGTAAATTGGTTTCTTCTGAAGATAAAATTTCACCGGATGCTAAGAAAGCAATTTCTACAAGCAATCTGGTAAACGGAACTTATATGGTTAAAATCAAAGGACTTGGTTTTGAAGCAGCTTCAAAAGTAATGGTTAAAAAATAA
- a CDS encoding MFS transporter, with translation MKKTNPIWLLTVLVMLPQFVETIYSPVLPMIQEQFGVKEESVALTISLYFIAFALGVAFWGVQCDRIGRKKSLEYGLITYGIGTLTAVFAPNFMILLSARIISAFGISVGSIVTQTILRDTYDQKNISKVFSWIGIGLSISPVIGMITGSVLSSSVGHQGIFITLCLLAGLFFILSRKKISETHHSVKEINMGILTDLLKRMLCDRAIIKCCLLIMSFNVLLFSYYSLAPFIFKEYHYSSYVFGYSSVILAGGTFAGAKLNRFLLLRNLQPKHLVKAGTFTAFIASIFVWILASKGIYFLIPYFFIVMAFSTVIPNILSTALINYKNETGSAGALLGLIYYILIGLGLISIGFIQNLGISCILFSGIGVCALLLINHREQ, from the coding sequence ATGAAAAAGACAAATCCTATCTGGCTGCTGACTGTACTTGTAATGCTTCCTCAGTTTGTAGAAACCATTTATAGCCCGGTTTTGCCAATGATTCAGGAACAGTTCGGAGTGAAAGAAGAATCTGTTGCCCTTACGATTAGCTTATATTTTATAGCATTTGCTCTGGGAGTTGCATTTTGGGGAGTTCAATGTGACAGAATCGGAAGGAAAAAATCCCTTGAATATGGGCTTATCACCTATGGCATTGGAACACTGACAGCTGTTTTTGCGCCTAATTTCATGATTCTCCTTAGTGCCAGGATTATTTCTGCATTTGGAATCTCCGTCGGCTCTATTGTAACCCAAACGATTTTAAGAGATACTTATGATCAAAAAAACATCAGCAAAGTATTTTCCTGGATCGGGATTGGTTTATCCATAAGTCCTGTAATAGGAATGATTACCGGATCAGTATTGTCTTCTTCTGTTGGACATCAGGGAATTTTTATAACCTTATGCCTGCTTGCAGGGCTGTTTTTCATTCTTTCCCGGAAGAAAATTTCAGAAACCCACCATTCAGTAAAAGAAATCAACATGGGTATTTTAACTGATTTATTAAAGAGGATGCTTTGTGACCGAGCCATCATAAAGTGCTGCTTACTGATTATGAGTTTTAATGTCTTGCTGTTTTCTTACTACTCACTGGCTCCGTTTATCTTTAAAGAATATCATTATTCCTCTTATGTTTTCGGATACAGTAGTGTTATATTGGCTGGTGGAACATTTGCCGGAGCAAAACTTAACAGATTCCTGTTATTGAGGAATCTACAACCTAAACATTTAGTTAAAGCAGGTACATTTACTGCATTTATCGCCTCTATTTTTGTATGGATTCTGGCAAGTAAAGGGATATACTTTTTAATTCCATATTTCTTCATTGTGATGGCATTCAGCACTGTAATTCCTAATATTCTGAGTACTGCACTCATCAATTATAAAAACGAAACCGGAAGTGCCGGAGCTTTGCTGGGACTTATTTATTATATCCTGATAGGTTTAGGCCTTATAAGCATTGGTTTTATACAGAATTTAGGAATTTCCTGTATCTTGTTTTCGGGAATTGGTGTGTGTGCTTTACTACTCATTAATCACAGGGAGCAATAA
- a CDS encoding EamA family transporter, whose protein sequence is MKKKNILKGVLFVGIGASIYGMLATFVKMAYHDGFTTSEVTTSQFVLGLTGLLILNLIQTLTSKQKLSLPNSKEVRMLLLAGTSLGGTSLFYYIAVQYINVSIAIVLLMQSVWFSVVVESIITKKLPNARKVVSVVIVLLGTVLATNLINMEIELDWHGVFWGLMAAASYTLTMFTSNTLATHLPVFRKSIIMLAGGSVVVFAFLFFAQIGPMYFDGLKSLYLNFTENTEHIHSFNYSIFLTYGFVLALFGTIIPPILFNVGFPNAGLGLGSIVSSLELPVSVTMAFVLLGEKVFLIQWIGITLILFAIVLMNLPSKKEKAVSMAELS, encoded by the coding sequence ATGAAGAAGAAAAATATACTAAAAGGTGTTTTATTTGTAGGGATTGGAGCTAGTATATACGGTATGTTGGCCACTTTTGTGAAAATGGCATACCATGATGGTTTCACCACTTCGGAAGTAACGACTTCCCAGTTTGTATTAGGTTTGACAGGACTTTTGATCCTCAATCTTATTCAGACTCTAACCTCAAAACAGAAGTTATCGCTGCCAAATTCTAAAGAAGTCAGAATGCTACTGCTTGCCGGAACTTCTTTAGGAGGAACAAGCTTATTCTATTATATTGCTGTACAGTATATCAATGTTTCAATTGCTATTGTATTGTTGATGCAGTCGGTATGGTTCAGTGTAGTGGTGGAAAGTATCATTACAAAAAAACTGCCTAACGCGAGGAAAGTAGTTTCTGTAGTTATTGTATTGCTGGGAACAGTTTTGGCAACTAATCTTATTAATATGGAGATAGAGCTAGACTGGCATGGGGTTTTCTGGGGATTAATGGCAGCCGCTTCATATACCTTGACGATGTTCACATCCAATACGCTGGCTACCCATCTTCCGGTTTTCAGGAAAAGTATTATCATGTTGGCTGGTGGTTCTGTAGTGGTTTTTGCATTTTTATTCTTTGCTCAGATTGGGCCTATGTATTTTGATGGTTTAAAATCATTATACTTAAATTTTACAGAAAATACAGAGCATATTCACTCATTCAATTATTCAATATTCCTGACATATGGATTTGTGTTGGCTCTTTTTGGAACCATTATCCCACCGATTTTATTCAATGTAGGATTTCCGAATGCAGGATTGGGACTGGGAAGTATTGTTTCTTCACTGGAACTTCCGGTTTCCGTAACGATGGCCTTTGTTTTACTGGGTGAGAAAGTATTTCTGATCCAATGGATAGGAATTACCCTGATCCTTTTTGCTATTGTTCTGATGAATTTACCGTCAAAGAAAGAAAAAGCAGTTTCAATGGCAGAATTGTCTTAA
- a CDS encoding alpha/beta fold hydrolase translates to MKYFRNIMAAFTLTVSGFMFSQVKPLDAMLSDYQYPYEVHFFNFKSQGEELKMAYMDVKPQKPNGKTIMLLHGKNFNGAYWERTAKDLSAKGFRVVIPDQIGFGKSSKPHDYQFSFSQLAENTKGILDELKIDKAIVLGHSMGGMVATRFTLLYPGKVQKLILENPIGLEDYKTFATYQTIDQAYQSELKNTSETYKSYQLKFYYDNKWKEEYQPWLDLIAGWTLHKDYPQVAWDAALTSDMIYNQPVCYEFKNIKVPTLLIIGTRDRTAIGKDRAPKELQPKMGQYQELGKKTQHEIAGSKLVELDNVGHLPHIEVYPQFFEALYHFIQ, encoded by the coding sequence ATGAAATATTTCAGAAATATAATGGCCGCTTTTACATTGACGGTCTCAGGTTTTATGTTTTCACAGGTAAAACCTCTGGATGCAATGCTGTCTGATTATCAATATCCCTATGAAGTTCATTTTTTTAATTTCAAGTCGCAGGGCGAAGAGTTGAAAATGGCTTACATGGATGTAAAACCACAAAAGCCTAATGGAAAAACAATAATGCTTCTCCATGGGAAAAACTTCAATGGGGCTTATTGGGAGAGGACAGCGAAAGATCTTTCTGCTAAAGGATTCAGAGTGGTGATTCCTGATCAGATAGGATTTGGAAAGTCTTCAAAACCCCATGATTACCAGTTTTCTTTTTCACAGCTGGCAGAAAATACGAAAGGAATTCTTGATGAACTAAAGATTGATAAAGCAATCGTTCTGGGACATTCAATGGGAGGAATGGTAGCGACCAGATTTACATTACTATATCCAGGGAAAGTACAGAAACTGATTCTTGAAAACCCGATCGGACTTGAAGATTATAAAACTTTTGCTACTTATCAGACCATTGATCAGGCGTATCAATCTGAACTTAAAAATACATCGGAAACCTATAAAAGTTATCAGCTGAAATTCTATTATGATAACAAATGGAAAGAAGAATATCAACCATGGCTTGACTTAATTGCAGGGTGGACGCTTCATAAAGATTATCCTCAGGTAGCCTGGGATGCAGCACTCACCTCAGATATGATTTACAACCAGCCCGTATGTTATGAATTTAAAAATATAAAAGTTCCTACACTCCTTATTATCGGAACAAGAGATAGGACTGCAATCGGGAAAGATAGAGCTCCCAAGGAACTTCAACCGAAAATGGGGCAATATCAGGAGCTAGGAAAGAAAACTCAACACGAAATTGCCGGTTCAAAGCTTGTTGAGCTTGACAATGTAGGACATCTTCCTCATATAGAAGTATATCCTCAATTTTTTGAAGCTCTATATCATTTTATACAATAG
- a CDS encoding fibronectin type III domain-containing protein yields MKHYFFFFCFAVQMAFGQVLFPYLQNPTPNSMIVNWKTASNNETTVIYGNSPTNLNVTVTGTTNIFSDTGYNNNYYYHTAKVTNLQPNTKYYYKIKTGTSESAVYNFRTLPLPGQAVTANGKIRFLIMGDNQIKAEPRYDTLTLNAYKKLKEKFGAASDPSDNIALTFMVGDQVDVGTLDHYENVHFKKNIKLSPYLPIQTTVGNHETYGTMGMNSYYAHFYIDEISYKGISSGNENYYAQQAGNVLFVSLSSEHTGSAQQTWLQQILTAANNDTTVDWIISLSHRPYQAEQYVGDISTWVRENAVPLLVTSDKYLMHVGAHHHLYHRGQLKNTPNYQIISGGTAWDQYWGMSNEKDFDDVQKTLTDWTYQIVEVDIPTGKVDIECYSIGGVYNKKNNVLVDSFHRYKNQPKPAKPSITNTFTGTTTLPLTLNGSAFSSSNNELLNTTQFLISKTSNFSVIEKEFYRDFENWFGKDGNGTPDKTKNLNDGVDITKATLASNSIPNGIYYVKTRYRDRNLEWSDWSDVKQFEITGSVVSNPTFTLNKTEYAQNEAITATFTGGPGNQQDWVGIYKKGQTPTSTTSQVYSYTNGQVAGTVTFNNGMANKGQYFAGFFANGGYTEITPRKEFYVGPKVQLQTTSDTYPVGGTVVLNFTDGPNLQKDWIGIYKMGQTPGTTASIKWSYVTTASGTLNFTGLPKGYYYAQYLLEDGYNGIGEKVFFKVGDIVTDLWINKPVYTLGENITASWTDSPGIIKDWLGIYPQSVQTPDDNFVSYTYFDGVTQGTKTIQGTAVPATPGNYYMVMFTNDSYTEVSNRVQFQVTSPTLGTEETRSTEKNVVLYPNPTKPGQPTFIKSDYPIEKIELVSASGELLYVSKNINNQRFSLVNENLPTGVYFVKVHGRKLFTLKLIIQ; encoded by the coding sequence ATGAAACATTATTTCTTCTTTTTTTGTTTCGCGGTCCAGATGGCTTTCGGACAGGTTTTGTTTCCATATTTACAAAACCCAACCCCGAATTCTATGATCGTCAATTGGAAAACAGCTTCCAATAATGAAACAACTGTAATCTACGGAAATTCTCCAACGAATTTGAACGTGACGGTAACAGGGACAACCAATATCTTCTCAGATACCGGATATAATAACAACTATTATTATCACACAGCAAAGGTTACCAATTTGCAGCCGAACACTAAATATTATTATAAGATAAAAACGGGAACCAGTGAATCTGCCGTTTATAATTTCAGAACACTTCCTTTGCCGGGACAGGCCGTAACTGCCAATGGAAAGATCCGTTTCCTTATTATGGGGGACAACCAGATCAAAGCAGAGCCAAGATATGATACGCTTACTTTGAATGCGTATAAAAAATTAAAGGAAAAATTCGGAGCTGCTTCAGATCCGTCAGATAATATTGCCCTTACTTTTATGGTGGGTGATCAGGTGGATGTAGGAACATTGGACCATTATGAGAATGTTCACTTTAAAAAGAACATCAAATTATCACCTTATCTCCCTATCCAGACAACAGTAGGAAATCATGAAACCTATGGAACGATGGGAATGAATTCTTACTATGCCCATTTTTATATTGATGAAATTAGTTATAAAGGGATAAGCTCAGGAAATGAAAATTATTATGCTCAGCAGGCTGGGAACGTGTTATTCGTAAGTTTAAGCTCAGAACATACGGGTTCTGCACAGCAGACATGGCTTCAGCAGATCTTAACAGCAGCTAATAATGATACTACAGTAGACTGGATCATTTCTTTGAGCCACAGACCTTATCAGGCTGAGCAGTATGTAGGAGATATCTCTACATGGGTAAGAGAAAATGCAGTACCGCTTCTGGTAACTTCGGATAAATATTTAATGCACGTTGGTGCTCACCACCATTTATATCACAGAGGTCAGCTGAAAAATACACCGAATTATCAGATTATTTCCGGAGGAACTGCTTGGGATCAGTATTGGGGAATGTCTAATGAAAAAGATTTTGATGATGTTCAGAAAACCTTGACAGACTGGACGTATCAGATCGTAGAAGTAGATATTCCGACAGGAAAAGTGGATATTGAATGTTATTCTATCGGAGGAGTATACAACAAGAAAAATAATGTACTGGTAGATTCTTTCCATAGGTATAAAAATCAGCCTAAACCGGCAAAACCATCCATTACAAACACTTTTACGGGTACTACTACTTTACCTTTGACATTGAATGGAAGTGCATTTTCTTCTTCAAATAATGAACTGTTGAACACGACACAGTTTCTGATCAGTAAGACATCCAATTTTTCTGTGATTGAAAAGGAATTTTACCGTGATTTTGAAAACTGGTTCGGAAAAGACGGAAACGGAACTCCTGATAAAACCAAAAATCTGAATGATGGAGTAGACATTACAAAAGCAACCTTGGCTTCGAACTCTATTCCAAACGGAATTTATTACGTGAAAACCCGTTACAGAGACAGAAACCTGGAATGGAGTGACTGGAGTGATGTGAAACAGTTTGAAATCACGGGAAGTGTAGTTTCAAATCCTACATTTACTTTAAATAAAACAGAATATGCCCAAAATGAAGCCATTACCGCTACTTTCACAGGAGGTCCCGGAAATCAGCAGGATTGGGTAGGAATTTATAAAAAAGGGCAAACGCCGACCAGTACTACTTCACAAGTGTACAGTTATACTAATGGACAGGTAGCAGGAACGGTTACGTTTAATAATGGTATGGCAAATAAAGGTCAGTATTTTGCAGGATTTTTTGCTAACGGAGGGTATACAGAAATCACTCCAAGAAAAGAATTCTATGTAGGTCCGAAAGTTCAGCTGCAGACAACTTCTGATACGTATCCCGTAGGAGGAACGGTTGTTCTTAATTTTACAGACGGGCCTAATTTACAGAAAGACTGGATTGGAATTTATAAAATGGGACAGACTCCGGGAACTACAGCTTCTATCAAATGGAGCTATGTAACGACTGCATCAGGAACATTGAATTTTACAGGGCTTCCGAAAGGATACTACTACGCTCAGTATCTGCTGGAAGACGGATATAACGGAATCGGGGAGAAGGTATTCTTTAAAGTAGGAGATATCGTTACAGATCTTTGGATCAATAAACCGGTATATACTTTAGGAGAAAACATTACCGCTTCATGGACAGATTCCCCGGGAATTATCAAAGACTGGTTAGGAATTTACCCTCAAAGTGTTCAGACACCGGATGATAATTTTGTTTCCTATACGTATTTTGACGGTGTAACTCAGGGGACAAAAACTATTCAGGGAACAGCAGTGCCTGCCACACCAGGAAACTATTATATGGTCATGTTTACCAATGATTCTTATACAGAAGTTTCAAACAGGGTACAGTTTCAGGTAACCTCACCAACATTAGGAACGGAAGAAACAAGAAGTACAGAGAAAAATGTAGTGTTGTATCCAAACCCAACCAAACCGGGACAGCCTACTTTCATCAAAAGTGATTACCCGATTGAAAAAATTGAATTGGTCTCAGCTTCTGGAGAATTACTGTATGTGTCAAAAAATATCAATAACCAACGTTTCTCTTTGGTGAATGAGAATCTTCCGACGGGCGTTTACTTCGTTAAAGTACACGGAAGAAAACTATTTACTTTAAAGCTGATTATTCAGTAA